A section of the Alphaproteobacteria bacterium genome encodes:
- a CDS encoding RimK family alpha-L-glutamate ligase yields the protein MARIVIFTDGPDWHSRRLTAAFDRKGAAVLVRSLRDCIFHVGDGGSGISIPGLEGELPDAVLVKTVAGGSFEQVTLRLGFLHALAALGVPVVNCARAIERCVDKSMTSFLLHRAGIPTPVTVVGERDQTISRLVGDRPSEWVAKPLFGSQGRGLLRLRSNEPLPPSELYAGVRYIQRFVGRNEGWRDFRIMVVGRSPVAAMIRHGKGWITNVGRGARCEPATITNSMAELSLAAVGVVGAEYAGIDMIEHSDGALYVLEVNSMPAWKGLQGVASCDIAQILADHVLGFVS from the coding sequence ATGGCACGCATTGTCATCTTCACCGACGGGCCGGATTGGCATAGCCGCAGATTGACTGCCGCCTTCGATCGGAAGGGCGCTGCCGTCCTGGTGCGCTCGCTTCGCGACTGCATTTTCCACGTCGGCGACGGAGGCAGCGGAATCTCAATCCCGGGCCTCGAAGGCGAATTACCCGATGCAGTACTGGTTAAGACGGTCGCCGGCGGCAGCTTCGAACAGGTGACGTTGCGTCTTGGTTTTCTCCATGCCCTCGCCGCACTCGGCGTCCCGGTCGTCAACTGTGCACGAGCGATCGAGCGCTGTGTCGACAAATCCATGACCAGTTTTCTTCTTCATCGCGCCGGGATCCCGACACCGGTTACCGTCGTGGGCGAACGCGACCAGACAATCAGCCGGCTCGTCGGCGACCGGCCGTCCGAATGGGTTGCAAAGCCGCTCTTCGGCTCGCAGGGTCGTGGCCTTCTGCGCTTGCGATCGAATGAGCCCCTGCCTCCGTCCGAGCTTTATGCGGGCGTGCGGTACATTCAGCGATTTGTCGGTCGCAATGAGGGCTGGCGCGATTTTCGTATCATGGTCGTCGGGCGAAGCCCCGTCGCCGCCATGATTCGCCACGGCAAGGGTTGGATCACCAATGTGGGGCGTGGCGCTCGCTGCGAGCCCGCTACGATTACAAATTCGATGGCGGAACTCAGTCTGGCGGCTGTGGGGGTGGTCGGTGCGGAATATGCAGGTATCGATATGATCGAACATTCGGATGGCGCATTATACGTTCTCGAGGTGAATTCCATGCCCGCATGGAAAGGGCTCCAAGGTGTTGCGTCGTGCGATATCGCGCAAATCCTGGCCGACCATGTGCTGGGCTTCGTGAGCTGA
- a CDS encoding methylene-tetrahydromethanopterin dehydrogenase N-terminal domain-containing protein: MTKPRILHFVTPLANVSPFDVNMAADAGFTIASYTHVGLNEVTALTQDAMFSRPPPDAPKTCLFIGGRDAALALDMMAAAKAAMFPPFQISVFADPSGAFTTAGAMVACVERHLKAIGASISGARVGVLGAKGVVGGITGVIAAEAGADVVLIAHDKSGIVERKVAEFETRFKRRFVAADGSTDAAKRKAIGDCVAIFSAGRAGVRTLSHADLVHANRLLVVADINAVPPLGVEGVDVMADGAEIVGTKSVGIGAFAIGNIKFKTQHELLKRIHDAAKAQYFDYRDAYQVAREIAS, encoded by the coding sequence ATGACCAAGCCCCGCATCCTTCATTTCGTGACGCCATTGGCGAACGTCAGCCCCTTCGACGTCAACATGGCTGCCGATGCGGGTTTCACGATCGCGAGCTATACCCATGTGGGCTTGAATGAGGTTACCGCCCTGACCCAGGACGCCATGTTCTCGCGCCCCCCACCCGATGCGCCCAAGACATGCCTCTTCATCGGCGGTCGCGATGCGGCCCTCGCACTCGACATGATGGCGGCTGCCAAGGCGGCCATGTTTCCGCCGTTTCAAATCTCGGTCTTTGCCGACCCCTCCGGCGCCTTCACGACGGCGGGGGCAATGGTTGCTTGCGTCGAGCGCCATCTCAAGGCGATAGGCGCTTCGATCTCCGGTGCGCGCGTCGGCGTGCTGGGGGCCAAGGGTGTCGTCGGTGGCATTACGGGTGTGATTGCCGCGGAGGCGGGAGCGGACGTGGTGCTGATCGCGCATGACAAAAGCGGAATTGTCGAGCGGAAGGTCGCGGAATTCGAGACGCGTTTCAAGCGTCGCTTTGTCGCGGCGGACGGAAGTACCGACGCTGCGAAGCGGAAGGCGATTGGGGATTGCGTCGCGATATTTTCAGCAGGGCGCGCCGGCGTACGGACCTTGTCCCATGCCGATCTCGTTCACGCCAATCGCTTGCTCGTCGTGGCGGACATAAATGCAGTACCCCCGCTCGGTGTTGAAGGCGTCGACGTGATGGCGGACGGTGCTGAGATTGTAGGGACGAAGTCCGTCGGCATTGGGGCGTTCGCCATCGGAAACATAAAGTTCAAGACCCAGCACGAGCTGCTAAAACGCATTCACGACGCCGCCAAGGCCCAGTATTTCGACTACCGAGATGCGTATCAGGTTGCCCGTGAAATCGCCTCGTGA
- the mch gene encoding methenyltetrahydromethanopterin cyclohydrolase — MAESNDTLSLNRLAAPLVTSLLDAAAVLRIEVTRDSCGAILVDGGIAARGGVEAGRRIAEICLGGLGLVAIGSGDIWPWMITVTASNPVLACLGSQYAGWSLKSDDKEDKFFALGSGPGRSLAAKEALFQELGYRDRAQDAVLVLEVDRPPPSALLGRIATDCGVDPKRLTIIMTPTQSLAGCVQIAARSLEVALHKAHYLHFPLERIADGVGAAPLPPPGQDFLSAMGRTNDAILYGGSVQLFVDGPEADALELATNLPSSASRDYGRPFAEVFSSYKGDFYQIDPLLFSPGLVQVTALSTGRTFRRGILDPALLRRSFALAEG, encoded by the coding sequence GTGGCCGAATCGAACGACACCCTGAGCCTCAATCGCCTGGCGGCACCGCTTGTCACAAGCCTGCTCGATGCAGCGGCGGTGCTTCGGATCGAAGTTACGCGCGACAGCTGCGGTGCGATTCTCGTAGATGGCGGTATCGCCGCGCGAGGCGGCGTCGAAGCGGGTCGTCGCATTGCGGAAATCTGCCTTGGCGGATTGGGACTTGTTGCGATCGGGAGCGGCGACATTTGGCCGTGGATGATCACCGTGACAGCCTCGAACCCGGTACTCGCCTGTCTCGGCAGCCAATACGCGGGATGGAGCTTGAAATCCGATGATAAGGAAGACAAGTTCTTCGCCCTTGGCTCCGGCCCGGGCCGCAGCCTGGCGGCCAAGGAAGCCCTCTTTCAGGAACTCGGCTATCGCGACCGTGCGCAAGACGCCGTACTCGTTCTCGAGGTCGACCGCCCCCCGCCCTCTGCCCTCCTCGGCCGGATCGCGACCGATTGCGGCGTCGACCCAAAGCGCTTGACGATTATCATGACGCCGACCCAAAGCCTTGCAGGATGCGTGCAAATCGCCGCGCGCTCGCTCGAGGTGGCCCTCCACAAAGCGCACTACCTTCACTTTCCGCTCGAGCGCATCGCGGATGGTGTTGGGGCAGCACCACTGCCGCCACCGGGGCAGGATTTCCTATCGGCCATGGGCAGGACGAACGATGCGATCTTGTACGGCGGGTCCGTCCAGCTCTTCGTCGATGGGCCGGAAGCCGATGCCCTGGAACTCGCGACAAACCTTCCGAGCAGCGCCAGCCGCGACTATGGCCGTCCCTTTGCCGAAGTGTTCTCTAGCTATAAGGGCGACTTTTATCAGATCGACCCGCTCCTCTTCAGCCCCGGGCTCGTTCAAGTGACAGCACTTTCGACGGGACGGACATTCCGCCGCGGCATTCTCGATCCAGCACTCCTCCGGCGCTCGTTCGCCCTTGCCGAGGGCTAG
- a CDS encoding ATP-grasp domain-containing protein, with product MKSPRERRKAVLIVAQSARALAAAARRSRQPAIAIDAFRDLDTVELVEECIRVPFGPYGFDERILFAAIEECRTRVSGLVYGTGFEHSPALLARLEALVPLIGNTPQSVALVKDPISFANLLKEIGVPHPETTRQPRIGRNWLRKRVGGAGGGHIRETASESAFFDPSLYYQRRMPGSPVSALFIADGRRARILGFSEQWSDGGDDMPFRYGGSAGPIKLPGPIEASVRRICTALSAAACLRGLNSLDLLIEEGRVVVLEVNPRPGATLDIFDGNGGLALWRLHCRAIEGRIAAPSQRKAAEVKSVRAASIVYAPRRLRIPDAFEWPRWTSDRGRDGAIVNRNDPVCTVRASAATASAARGIVADRARKLSAALDRSRLHTQGNVRSLEKRSPWPNRTTP from the coding sequence GTGAAATCGCCTCGTGAGCGGCGGAAGGCCGTTCTGATCGTTGCCCAATCGGCACGCGCGCTCGCCGCCGCGGCACGGCGTTCACGCCAGCCTGCAATTGCGATCGACGCATTTCGCGATCTCGATACCGTCGAACTCGTCGAGGAATGCATCCGGGTTCCCTTCGGTCCTTACGGGTTCGACGAACGGATACTGTTCGCCGCAATCGAGGAATGCCGCACGCGCGTCAGCGGACTCGTCTACGGCACGGGATTCGAGCATTCGCCCGCACTTCTTGCGAGGCTCGAAGCATTGGTGCCCTTGATTGGCAACACACCTCAATCGGTCGCCCTTGTGAAGGACCCAATCTCTTTCGCGAATCTTTTGAAAGAGATCGGGGTTCCTCATCCGGAAACCACCCGACAACCGAGGATCGGCCGCAATTGGCTTCGCAAGCGCGTTGGCGGGGCGGGTGGCGGACACATTCGGGAAACGGCGTCTGAAAGCGCGTTCTTCGACCCTTCTCTCTATTACCAGCGGCGGATGCCCGGGTCGCCGGTGTCCGCACTTTTCATTGCGGATGGGCGACGCGCCCGCATTCTGGGCTTCAGCGAGCAATGGAGCGACGGCGGCGACGACATGCCATTCCGATATGGCGGCTCTGCCGGTCCGATAAAGCTGCCGGGCCCGATCGAAGCGTCGGTTCGGCGTATCTGTACCGCATTGAGTGCTGCGGCCTGCTTGCGGGGCCTCAACAGCCTGGACCTGCTGATCGAGGAGGGTCGCGTGGTTGTCCTTGAGGTCAACCCGCGGCCGGGGGCGACGCTCGACATATTCGATGGCAACGGCGGCCTGGCACTTTGGCGCCTTCATTGCCGGGCTATCGAAGGACGTATCGCTGCGCCGAGCCAAAGGAAGGCAGCCGAGGTTAAGTCCGTGAGGGCTGCGTCGATCGTTTATGCGCCACGACGGCTGAGGATTCCCGACGCGTTCGAATGGCCCAGATGGACCTCGGATCGCGGGAGAGATGGTGCGATCGTCAATCGCAACGACCCTGTCTGCACCGTCCGCGCAAGTGCGGCGACAGCGTCTGCCGCGCGCGGCATCGTCGCCGATCGTGCGCGCAAGCTGTCCGCAGCACTTGATCGCTCGCGCCTGCACACGCAGGGAAACGTGAGATCGTTGGAAAAGAGGTCGCCGTGGCCGAATCGAACGACACCCTGA
- the fae gene encoding formaldehyde-activating enzyme, with protein sequence MAKITKVCVGEALVGDGNEIAHIDLILGPRGGPAEATFCHTLTSQREGVNGLLAVIGPNLMCKPSTVIFNKVTIKNAKQAVQMFGPAQRAVATAVADCVKDGTIPVAEADDVFISVGVFIHWEAADDKKIQDFNYEATKLAIKRAVNGEPSAKQMLEQRDKVSHPFAAHN encoded by the coding sequence ATGGCGAAGATCACCAAGGTGTGCGTCGGCGAAGCGCTCGTCGGCGATGGTAATGAAATCGCTCATATAGACTTGATTTTGGGGCCGCGCGGCGGTCCCGCGGAAGCCACGTTTTGTCATACGCTCACGAGCCAGCGCGAAGGCGTCAACGGTCTTTTGGCCGTGATTGGCCCGAACCTGATGTGCAAGCCGAGCACCGTGATATTCAACAAGGTCACGATCAAGAACGCCAAGCAGGCTGTCCAGATGTTCGGTCCGGCGCAACGCGCCGTGGCGACGGCGGTCGCGGACTGCGTCAAGGACGGTACTATTCCCGTCGCGGAGGCCGATGACGTTTTCATTTCCGTCGGCGTGTTCATCCACTGGGAAGCGGCGGACGACAAGAAAATTCAAGACTTCAACTATGAGGCGACCAAACTGGCGATCAAGCGCGCCGTCAACGGTGAGCCGAGTGCAAAGCAAATGCTCGAGCAGCGTGACAAGGTCAGCCATCCGTTTGCGGCGCACAACTAG
- a CDS encoding GFA family protein, translating to MTDLFDGGCACGTVRYRLNSAPMFVHCCHCRDCQRQTGSAFVINALIETDRIVMVSGEPKPVAAPTDSGSPHDIYRCPKCQCAVWSDYGARPALRFVRVGTLHNPGALAPDVHIFTRSKLPWVTLPKDVPSFEVYYDAERVWPKASLERRRAILG from the coding sequence ATGACAGATTTGTTCGATGGCGGTTGCGCCTGCGGCACGGTGCGGTATCGACTGAACTCAGCACCGATGTTCGTGCATTGCTGCCATTGTCGCGATTGCCAGCGACAAACCGGGAGCGCCTTCGTGATCAACGCACTCATCGAAACGGACCGGATTGTCATGGTCTCCGGCGAACCCAAGCCCGTGGCGGCGCCGACCGATAGCGGGAGTCCCCACGACATCTATCGCTGCCCGAAATGTCAGTGTGCGGTGTGGAGCGATTACGGCGCCCGGCCGGCTCTGCGCTTCGTCCGCGTCGGCACACTGCACAATCCCGGCGCACTGGCGCCGGACGTACATATCTTTACCCGATCGAAGCTTCCGTGGGTCACGTTGCCAAAAGACGTTCCATCGTTCGAAGTCTACTACGATGCGGAGCGCGTGTGGCCCAAGGCCAGCCTCGAGCGTCGGCGGGCGATCCTCGGCTGA
- a CDS encoding triphosphoribosyl-dephospho-CoA synthase — protein MRNATLAAIYRKACLDELRALKPGNVHVHAGGNGMTVTDFELSAEASAAPISATGQPLGRRILDAVTATQRAVGCNTNLGIVLLAAPLLAAAETAPPCGLRSTLRVVLERTTIEDAANTYEAIRLAGPAGLGTCPEQDVRGVPTVDLLKTMILAADRDRVARQYATSYADVFDVGVASLVRARRAGMRRNLATSGTYMAFLAAFPDSHIERKFGVDRAEAVRAEAEKTLATMRSARMIDEEAALLLDFDRRLKMSGCNPGTSADLTVASLLALAIADMLDPVANSKTA, from the coding sequence ATGCGGAACGCTACGCTCGCCGCCATCTATCGCAAGGCCTGCCTCGACGAGCTTCGAGCGCTCAAGCCCGGCAACGTGCACGTTCACGCTGGGGGCAACGGCATGACCGTTACCGATTTCGAATTGAGCGCCGAAGCATCGGCGGCTCCTATTTCTGCGACAGGCCAGCCCCTGGGGCGCCGAATTTTGGATGCCGTGACCGCGACGCAACGCGCCGTCGGCTGCAATACAAATCTCGGCATTGTTCTGCTCGCGGCCCCCTTGCTCGCGGCGGCCGAGACCGCGCCGCCCTGCGGCTTGCGCAGCACCCTTCGCGTCGTCCTCGAAAGGACGACGATCGAGGACGCCGCCAACACCTACGAGGCAATCCGCCTTGCCGGCCCCGCAGGCTTGGGGACATGCCCTGAGCAGGACGTGCGCGGCGTCCCCACGGTCGACTTGCTCAAAACGATGATCCTCGCCGCGGACCGGGATCGAGTGGCGCGTCAATATGCCACGAGCTACGCCGATGTTTTCGACGTCGGGGTCGCGTCGTTGGTGAGGGCCCGCCGTGCCGGCATGAGGCGAAATCTGGCGACGAGCGGGACTTACATGGCATTCCTCGCGGCATTTCCGGATAGTCACATCGAACGCAAATTCGGCGTCGATCGCGCCGAAGCCGTGCGCGCGGAGGCCGAAAAAACTTTGGCTACGATGCGCTCTGCAAGGATGATCGATGAGGAGGCCGCGCTGTTGCTCGATTTCGATCGACGTCTCAAGATGTCGGGATGCAATCCGGGGACGTCGGCCGATCTAACCGTTGCGAGCTTGCTCGCTCTCGCCATCGCAGATATGCTCGACCCCGTCGCAAATTCGAAAACGGCTTGA